The stretch of DNA TGTGTACAATTTAGTTCTTGTGGCGTTAGATTAAAGAAATGTGTTTTGGAATGTTAATGgtttaaaaagaaattcaaatataaatttcttttgaaatccaaatgaaataaactgagCTTGTTGGAAGGTTTCACTAAAGCTTGACAAACTATGATGGTCAACTGCAAATGACACTGCAAGTACTGACAAACATCACGTTACATTTGGCCTTCATTAACACTTTAAGGTGTCCTACTGTGTGACACTTCACATGACATTATAAAGCATGTACCACGGTATCACAGTAACAATTTTTACATGACTGCtgtctattaaattaccatagTACATTTTTATCATAGTCCTATGCATTACATAAAACATCTCAGGCCAAAACAAACTGCCAGTTTGTAAGAAGGATTTTGATTCCCTTGATTACCGAGACCACCGACGTGGCAGGGTTCAATTTCAACGTGTTTGCGTCACCTTTCTTGCATTTATCTCTAAAAACGTAAATGCAGCCATTGCAGCTGGCCACTTTCCATAGAGACGGCACGCAGCTCCACACTTCAGGGAAGCGCAGCCGGGTGAAGCTGTCCAGCAGTGGGTTATAGCACACCAGAGAGTCGCCCTCTGCCACCACAAATATAAGGTCCTTATGAGCGGTGGCATGCATGCATCCGGCAAAAGGCAGCATGTAGGGCTTGGTTTGACACCTCTGTGTGGCTGTGTCGAAGCACTGGATAAGGCGAGAAGGTTTGGTAAAGAAGTCCATGTCATTTTCCTCCCCACCCAAAAGGTAAATGGTGCCTCCCAAATTGACTCCGGCTGCACCCGACACGGCTGTGTCTAGTTGAGTGGTCTCCTTCCATATGTTGTCTTGTACTGTATAGCAAATGACAGCGTTGGAGAGAGTGTCCTGAAGGGTCTTGCCTCCCAACGAGTATATGGCATCCTCTGTGGACACAGAAACTAATGTGTGGTGGAGGCGGTCCCGAGGCAGAGGGGCGCAGCGCTCCCAGTCCATAGTGTGCATGTTGCATTTCCACATGCGACGTGGTATGGAGCCCCCTACAACATATAGATCGGCCCCATGCTTGCAGGCAGCCGTGATCTGGTGACACAGGCTGTTCTGGCCGCTCACACTGATGGCGTCGTCCTCATCACAATGAAGAGACACCGCCaatgagtgtgtgcgtgtgtcttCTTTCCCAATTAGGTATATGTGCACCTTTTCACCAATCTCCTAAATCGTAACAAAGCCAACAATGAGCATGCATCAATACAGTACTAATAAACAACAGTTGGTTGTGAATTCTGCTTGTCAACATTTTAAACTGGTCAGATCTAGCTGGTTAACATAGATGAGGTTTTCTGGACATTGCAAGAATGACTTCTGATAGTAGCATAAGTaggaaaatgtattaaaacttCAAAAAATACAAACCAATGGCCATCTATGCCATACATTTCCAGCAAAAGTGCTTAGAAAGTttcctttattattataataactgTATAATTTCCACCTATAATTGCAAATTCTctttgcaaagaaaaaaaaatgatataaaaaaaataaataattgtgtatatatatatatatatatatatatataataaaaatccagGGGGTTGCATTAAGTTGGTTTTCCTCATAtcttaatgacagaactttttcTATCAGTTTTGATAATCACTCCTCATCTTCTACACTGATTACATGTGGCGTCTCACAAGGCTCCATTTTGGGTCCTCTGCTTTTTTCCTCTGTATATGCTTCCTCTAGGCTCTGTCTTTCAGAAGTACAGTGTAGTTTATCATTGTTATGCTAACGATACACAACTTTACCTTCCTGTCAGATCAAAAGAAAGTGTTTCcatgaagaaagtgcatccatccatcataaacatactccacacggctccgggggttaaagagttagttcacccaaaaatgaaaattctgtcattaattactcaccctcatgtcgttccacacccctaagaccttcattcatcttcggaacacaaattaggatatttttgatgaaatctgatggctcagtgaggcctctattgagagcaaagccactgaacctctcaaggaccataaaggtactaaaaacatgtttaaaacagttcatgtgactacagtcaatctaccttaatattataaagcgatgaaaatactttttgtgcgccaaaaacaaaaacaaaatagtgactttaacaatatctagtgatgggcgatttcaaaacactgcttcggagctttacgaatcgaatcagtggttcggagcgccaaagtcacgtaatttcagcagtttagccgtttgataggagatccaaatcactgattcgaaacaaaagattcgtaaagctcagaagcagtgttttgaaatcggccatcacgagatattgttgaaaagtcgttatttagtttttttggtgcacaaaaagtattctcgtcgctttgtattattaaggtagaaccactaaactcacatgaactgatttaaatatgtttttagtacctttatggatcttgagaggttcggtggctttgctctcaatgcaggcctcactgagccatcggatttcatcaaaaatatcttaatttgtgctgtgcagatgaacgaaggtcttacgggtgtagaacgacatgagggtgagtaataaattacattattttaatgtttgggtgaaataaccctttaataaaggccttctgaagcgaagcgatgcatttgtgtaaaaaaaatatccatatttaacaagttataaagtaaaatatctagcttccgccagaccgccttccgtattcaacttacgaagaaagtgtaaaactctcgcagttcaaaacgcttacactaTGTCCtgcgccttccgtattcaacttacggaaaaagcttaactaaCGTGACGCCAGTTCCGATTTTTCGTAagctgaatacggaaggcggtctggcggaagctagatattttacaatataacttgttaaatatggatttttttttttttacacaaacacattgcttcgcttcagaaggcctttattaaccccccggagccgtgtggagcacacgtttatgatggatagatgtggatgaaggcactttcttcagcttcatacttgttgatcccgctcactgccattataaagcttggatgcgtcaggatatttattaatatacctccgattgtgttcatcagaaagaaaaaagtcatatacatctaggatggcttgagggtgagtaaagcttggggtaattttcattttaaagtgaacaaatcctttaatGAGGATAGAACTGAGGCCATTGCCTTTGGTTCTTCGTTGTGGATCACTGACCTTGAAAATCAGTTAGGTACATCACCTGTTCTCACTTCCCTACATTGACTACCAGCTATCTATTGTTAAATTTAAGGTTTTGCTGTATGGTCTAGCCCCACAGTACATTGCTGATCTCCATTTGTACCTAGGTCTCTTTGTTCTTCAAATCATTTAATTCTGTCTGTTCCTTGTTCCTGCTTGAAAACAGGGGTGATCGGGCGTTTGTAGTTGCGGCCCCCAGGTTGTGGAATGcacttctgttttttgttaGGTCTTCCTCCACACTGACcatatttaaatctaatttgAAGACACATTTTTTATCTATAGCctgctcattttttttaatcctggttttatactgtatttattcttgattgtacagcactttggtacaacatgtgttgtttttaaatgtgctttatagaTAAACTTGaacttatatttttttaaatattaaaaaataataattttgcatatttattaaacatgcaaataatatacatttaaaatgctctgtaaatataaaataatcaatttaaatgaatttcaattgaatttattattgttttttgttagGGTCAGTGTAAATTTTTGGAAGGTAAGTAGCAATCTTAACTTACTGACTGAGCCagcaaaaaaattacaaataaataaaacttacagTTGAGCCCTGGATATATTTTCATCTGAAGAATATAGAAAATCAATATGAAACTTTTGAGGTAAAATATTGCATAAATACTgtgaaattttatatatttttttcaactcCTAATCACCACTAACCTTTAGGCTGTCTAGAAGCATATCAGAATACTCCTCTCGCTCGACTTTGTTGTGATTTATCCAAGATCCGATAGCTGCAGTTGGATTTTGTGAGCTTGGCACACCATCTGCAAATTACAGACACAAGTTAACTTCTTTCTAATCACAATCTCTCATATAAAGTGAAACCAATTTGCTGTTTACACTATTCTTTCACCTTTAATGATGTCTATGAGAAGACACAAAGGCATGTTCAGGAACTCATCTGTCTGGTGCAGCTGAACCAAGTGAATCTTTGCACAGTGCTTGGCAGCTGTATACAACTCCTGGTCACTGTGTCTATCCGCCAACCACATAATCTGAAAGAAAGAGTGGTCAAACGTTTCCTACTGATTCAGCTGACCTTTATCAAAGCGTTTTTGTGTACACTACaaatcattattaataaaaactgaagGTTTCACCTGCAGGCAATTCTTAACATCCACAGTTCGAGATAGGAAACGAGAGCACTCCTCAAAGAGGGCAGTGAGCTGATACATATCAGCCATTTCATAGGTGTCCTGCAGGTCTTCAACCTTTAGTTTTATCGTTCCATGGTAGATGTAGTCCACCAGTGACTGGAAGACAGGTGCACTGACGTCCTTCAGCTCAATATTACGATCATAAGCTTCTCTAAGGTTAGAGGTGAACATGGATCTGAAGAAGCTGCTTTGTGCCGAGAGCACCAGGCGGTGAAGCTGAAACTGTTTGCTATCCACAGTGACGATGACATCTGCAAACAGACCATCCTCAAGACACAAGTCCATGATGCTCTTCACAACCCGGCTGGAATGGGAGCGATCGGTGAAGGTGTAGCCCTGGAAGTAGTTTTCATCCCCTGATGGACCTCCAACACTGTAACCCCCGTCCTCACCAGACTCCATGGCACCTTAAATCTAAAGCAGCTTCACCTGAATACTAGATGAATGACTTACTGTGTCAGCTGTCTCTCAGATGGTTGCATTCATGTAGCTTTAATTGTTGACTGGCAGGCTGGGATTTACCTTGGGATATAACACTCACCGGGCTCTAGAATAACTGATGTAAAGCCATATGTAGCATTCTTTATGAAGGAATCTGCTGCTTGCTATCTACACAAACAATATTTCGTGCAGATTAAGAAGACGTTCATAGGTGATTTTGCATTTATACGGTTCCACCAGTTCAAAACATGAAACTGAGCGGCTTGGTATTCAAATAAGCGTTAAATTTGACTGAGCAATTTGCTACCCAAACTATTTCCATCTATGGTAAACTGGCCAGCTATGTAGCTAATGCTAACATAAGCCATCTAGATTAGGGCCTATTTAACTTTTAACATCCTAATGAGTCCACAATCAAACGCAGCAGTAGAGAGCACATGCGCATTCAGATAATATTATTCATAAATGTTAGCATGTGTTAAATCTTTGCCATACCAGAAGACTGCTTGTAAAAGTCAGCCCTAGGAAGTAAACAGCACATTTCTTCGTATTGACGTCACCGCGCGTTTACGTGACTCTCTGCTGCCACCGTGTGTTGGAGGACTGTCATTGCActgcatataaaaaaatatttatttaaaaaagtaggCTTTGCTTTTCATTAAGATTAATTATATAACGTCATCTAtatagtatttaaaataaaaattaaatgatataagTCACTATCTTTTGTAGTCACATAATTTTTCTCTCCCAGTTTGGCTCAGATTGTCTTTTTCCGCAGGTGGAAAAATGCGACGCGCTCaggaatttgtttttttgtggagCTAAACGGATGACGACTGAAAGCTGCGTGAATCAAGAgcaattatatttttgtggCTATGTTGTTGACTCAGATCAAAGTGGTATGTGTTGTCCTGGGTCTCATTGGCTTCAGGGAGCCCTGGAATAGCTCAGGTAAAGACTTTTGAACTTGACGAGACGACATGTGCAGTAAATCTTGTTGCtatacagttttattttgattttaatcatATATGCTTTTGGTTTTCCTTATGATCATAGTCGTACTAGGCTATTTGATTTTATTAGCTGTTCCAGTGCTGTTGGAATGAGGCACTGGCACTGTGGCATGCTGGACGTGATTTGTGCCAATCATGACGCCAGAATCGAATATTTTCCTACTTTAAATTCCGCGAGCACTGTTTAATGCTGAAATCTTTcgttttatattaattatactcACTTTGCCATGTCATTGCTCACATAGCACAACAATTCTTAAACAGCTCAGGCTTGTTTGTCGTACAGTTCAGTAATTCTTTCCATGTAACTCGTGAGTCTGTGTCATGCAGATGTTTCAGCGGTTCTGCACGGAGGACTGGCAACCCAGGGTTTTGTCAGATCTGAAAGTGATGCTAACTTGATGTTTGAGGTAAGAAAATATAACCATACATTACACAAAGCACTCAAAGTCACAATTTCACCATATATTAAAGTACATTAATCGAATTCACTTGTTGTTAAAgggatcgttcacccaaaaatgaaaattctgtcatttactcaccctcaagttgttccaaacctgtatgaatttcttctgctgaacacaaaagaagatatttttaaggatatgggtaaccaaacagttgatgggcccatTGTCTTCTAcagtatggggaaaaaaatactgtggaagtcaaCGGGGTTCATcaaatgtttggttaccgacattcttcagaatatcttcttttgtgttcaggagaagaaataaattcatacaggtttggatcaacttgagggtaagtaaatgatgacagaattttcatttttgggtaaactatccctttaaaacattgATTTATGTCACTAGAATGATAAACTTCTTCTTAAATTCATTCTGACATGATGATGACCATttgttaaaaagtttaaaagcgTTTATTAGTTCACAGAAGCAGAATTATATTCTATAGTtaatctaaaaatattttaaacatttctaattGGTCTACACATATTATGCATCTAGTTTTTATGACACTGTATTAAAAGACTACATGGAATTCaaaaattctctctctctctctctctctctctctttatatatatatagtggcaagaaaaagtatgtgaaccacttgcagaatctgtgaaaatgtgcaaaattttaacaaaataagagagatcatacaaaatgcatgttattttttatttagcactgtcctgagtaagagattttacataaaagatgcttacatataatccataagacaaaaaaaaaagctgaatttattaaaatgacccagttcaaaagtttgtgaaccattgattcttaatactgtgtgtggttacctggatgacctacgactgtttttttgttgtgtgatggttgtttgTGAGTCTCTtatttattctgagcagttaaactgagctctgttcttcagaaaaaatctccaggtcccaaaaattcttcagttttccactatcttttgcatatttaaaccctttacaacagtgactgaatgattttgagatccatcttttcagatggaggacaactgagggactcaaacacaactattaataaaggttcaaacattcactgatgcttcagaaggaaacacgatgcattaagagtccgggggtgaaaacttttgaacaggatgaagaggtccaaatttttcttatttcgcttgaatatcattttttttttcatttagtactgcccttcggaagcaagaGAAGATACtcgcatgtttcccggaagacaaattaaatacaatttaccttgatcttcaaattccaaatgttttcaccccccatctgttaatgcatcatgtttttttctggagcatcagtgaatgtttgaaccttttttaaaagttgtgtttgaatccctcagttgtcctcagtgtgaaaagacagatcttaaaatcattcagtcactgctggaaagggttcaaatatgcaaaaaatgctggaaaactgaagaatctgcaggacctggagattttttctgaagaacagagctcagtttaactgctcagaacaaacaagggactcatgaacaaccatcacacaacaaaaaaacagtcgtagatcatccaggtaaccacacagtattaagaatcagtggttcacatacttatgaatggggttattttaataaattcagctatttttttgtcttatggattatatgtaaacatcttttatgtaaaatatcttagtcaggacagtactaaataaaaaataacatgcattttgtattatctcccttattttgttaaaattattaacatatttcacagattctgcaagtggttcacatactttttcttgccactgtatgtatatatattatatatatttaaaaagttctCACACTacagctaaataaaaatacatactatGATTATCTAAATTTTTGATTGAACTACAGGTATAGACAAATACTGAATAAACAAATCTATGGAGCCCCTAAGGGGACATGGTGCTGGAAAAAAATGAGattatatttgatatttcaatgcttttgcattccccagagaaactttgcatttgcttgCAAAActttgcattattttctaaaaaaataaataaataaataaagaaagaaagaaagaaaaaacttaTATGAGTTGGAAGGTAAAACTATATTTCAGGTTtctcatttaaatgaacatggtgaacaaattgcaaattgcaattttcccccatcaccatgtccctgtaGGGGCTCCATACAGATGAGTTCACAACATATTTTTTAcattcccatttttttttttaaatcctagTTCTTATGGAGGGGACTGGAGATTGATGTCGACAGTAATGTTGTCATGCGGGATCAAGAAATAGCATCCATGCGACAAGGGCGAGCTTTCTTATCTCTTATAAACGACAGTATTCCAAAAACTGTGTCTGCAATGG from Ctenopharyngodon idella isolate HZGC_01 chromosome 18, HZGC01, whole genome shotgun sequence encodes:
- the kbtbd4 gene encoding kelch repeat and BTB domain-containing protein 4 isoform X2; this translates as MESGEDGGYSVGGPSGDENYFQGYTFTDRSHSSRVVKSIMDLCLEDGLFADVIVTVDSKQFQLHRLVLSAQSSFFRSMFTSNLREAYDRNIELKDVSAPVFQSLVDYIYHGTIKLKVEDLQDTYEMADMYQLTALFEECSRFLSRTVDVKNCLQIMWLADRHSDQELYTAAKHCAKIHLVQLHQTDEFLNMPLCLLIDIIKDGVPSSQNPTAAIGSWINHNKVEREEYSDMLLDSLKMKIYPGLN
- the kbtbd4 gene encoding kelch repeat and BTB domain-containing protein 4 isoform X1, whose product is MESGEDGGYSVGGPSGDENYFQGYTFTDRSHSSRVVKSIMDLCLEDGLFADVIVTVDSKQFQLHRLVLSAQSSFFRSMFTSNLREAYDRNIELKDVSAPVFQSLVDYIYHGTIKLKVEDLQDTYEMADMYQLTALFEECSRFLSRTVDVKNCLQIMWLADRHSDQELYTAAKHCAKIHLVQLHQTDEFLNMPLCLLIDIIKDGVPSSQNPTAAIGSWINHNKVEREEYSDMLLDSLKEIGEKVHIYLIGKEDTRTHSLAVSLHCDEDDAISVSGQNSLCHQITAACKHGADLYVVGGSIPRRMWKCNMHTMDWERCAPLPRDRLHHTLVSVSTEDAIYSLGGKTLQDTLSNAVICYTVQDNIWKETTQLDTAVSGAAGVNLGGTIYLLGGEENDMDFFTKPSRLIQCFDTATQRCQTKPYMLPFAGCMHATAHKDLIFVVAEGDSLVCYNPLLDSFTRLRFPEVWSCVPSLWKVASCNGCIYVFRDKCKKGDANTLKLNPATSVVSVIKGIKILLTNWQFVLA